One part of the Candidatus Dormiibacterota bacterium genome encodes these proteins:
- a CDS encoding alcohol dehydrogenase: MATMRAVQVSRPGGPLEMVERPIPEPGAGTLRIKVRACGICHSDSLTKEGGWPGMQYPRVPGHEVAGTIDAVGPGVVGWEEGQPAGVGWNGGYDGRCDHCRRGDFFACVTGQVTGITYDGGYAEYLIAPASAVARMPAGLDPVEAAPLMCAGLTTFNALRNSGARPGDVVAVLGLGGLGHLAVQYAARMGFHTIGIARGKDKEPHARRLGAAGYIDSQAQDPAAELQKMGGAAVILATATSGEAIGAVQGGLAINGTLMIVGAAPSLQVSPVLLLSGRRSIKGWYSGTSIDTQETLTFSASTGVRSMNETFPFERASEAYERMMSGKARFRVVLTIGR; encoded by the coding sequence ATGGCGACGATGCGCGCGGTACAGGTGTCCCGGCCCGGCGGGCCGCTCGAGATGGTGGAGAGACCGATCCCGGAGCCGGGGGCCGGAACGCTACGGATCAAGGTGCGCGCCTGCGGCATCTGCCACAGCGATTCGCTCACCAAGGAGGGGGGCTGGCCCGGGATGCAGTATCCGCGCGTGCCGGGACACGAGGTGGCGGGGACGATCGACGCGGTCGGCCCCGGCGTGGTCGGATGGGAGGAGGGACAGCCGGCCGGCGTGGGGTGGAACGGCGGGTACGACGGACGCTGCGACCACTGCCGGCGCGGAGACTTCTTCGCGTGCGTGACCGGTCAGGTGACCGGCATCACCTACGACGGTGGTTACGCGGAGTACCTGATCGCCCCCGCCAGCGCCGTGGCGCGGATGCCGGCGGGTCTCGACCCGGTCGAGGCGGCTCCCCTGATGTGCGCCGGCCTGACGACATTCAACGCGCTGCGCAACAGCGGTGCGCGGCCGGGGGACGTCGTCGCCGTGCTCGGCCTCGGCGGGCTGGGGCATCTCGCGGTGCAGTATGCCGCCAGGATGGGCTTCCACACGATCGGCATCGCTCGCGGCAAGGACAAGGAGCCGCATGCCCGCCGGCTCGGCGCGGCGGGGTACATCGACAGCCAGGCCCAGGATCCGGCGGCGGAGCTCCAGAAGATGGGCGGTGCCGCGGTCATCCTGGCGACGGCGACCAGCGGCGAGGCGATCGGCGCCGTGCAGGGCGGGCTGGCGATCAACGGCACGCTCATGATCGTCGGGGCGGCGCCGTCGCTGCAAGTCTCACCTGTCCTGCTTCTCTCCGGACGCCGCTCGATCAAGGGGTGGTACTCGGGGACGTCGATCGACACGCAGGAGACGCTGACCTTCAGCGCGAGCACGGGCGTGCGGTCGATGAACGAGACCTTCCCGTTCGAGCGCGCCTCCGAGGCCTACGAGCGCATGATGAGCGGCAAGGCGCGTTTTCGCGTGGTCCTGACCATCGGACGGTAG
- a CDS encoding 2Fe-2S iron-sulfur cluster-binding protein, translating to MSDRPGGAPRRDVELTIDGAAVRVSEGTTILQACRGLKIDTPTLCYLETLTPVNVCRVCVVEVEGSRVLVPACSRPVEPKMVVRTDSERVRLSRKLVLELLASSVDLSLVSDEVKGHMKRYAARPERFGPKAATVAQPPKIDNDLYIRDYSKCILCYKCVEACGKDAQNTFAIAVAGRGFDARISTESGRPLTDSACVYCGNCIGVCPTGALMFKSEYDMRRAGTWDESKQTQTDTICPYCGVGCTLQLRVQENRIVKVTSPLDHDVTNGHLCIKGRFGWQFVQNRTPQEVK from the coding sequence ATGAGCGACCGCCCGGGCGGTGCCCCCCGGCGCGACGTGGAGCTGACGATCGACGGTGCCGCCGTGCGCGTGTCGGAAGGGACGACGATCCTGCAGGCCTGCCGCGGCCTGAAGATCGACACGCCGACCCTCTGCTACCTCGAGACCCTGACCCCGGTCAACGTCTGCCGCGTCTGCGTCGTCGAAGTGGAGGGCTCGCGCGTCCTGGTCCCCGCCTGCTCGCGCCCGGTCGAGCCGAAGATGGTGGTGCGCACCGACAGCGAGCGCGTCCGCCTGAGCCGCAAGCTCGTGCTTGAGCTCCTGGCGTCCTCCGTCGACCTGTCGCTCGTCTCGGACGAGGTCAAGGGGCACATGAAGCGCTACGCCGCCCGTCCCGAGCGCTTCGGCCCCAAGGCCGCCACCGTAGCGCAGCCGCCGAAGATCGACAACGACCTGTACATCCGCGACTACTCGAAGTGCATCCTCTGCTACAAGTGCGTCGAGGCCTGCGGCAAGGACGCCCAGAACACGTTCGCCATCGCCGTCGCCGGCCGCGGATTCGACGCCCGCATCTCGACCGAGTCCGGCCGCCCGCTCACCGACTCCGCCTGCGTCTATTGCGGCAACTGCATCGGCGTCTGCCCCACCGGCGCTCTGATGTTCAAGAGCGAATACGACATGCGCCGCGCCGGCACCTGGGACGAGTCGAAGCAGACCCAGACCGACACCATCTGCCCCTACTGCGGCGTCGGCTGCACGCTCCAGCTGCGCGTGCAGGAGAACAGGATCGTCAAGGTCACCTCACCGCTGGACCACGACGTCACGAACGGGCACCTGTGCATCAAGGGGCGGTTCGGGTGGCAGTTCGTGCAGAACCGGACACCGCAGGAGGTCAAGTAA
- a CDS encoding NAD(P)H-dependent oxidoreductase subunit E gives MDLHLIPGATPTAEERAAVDAALGPPESGWDGGTRRSGREAQVARGGMDAARRRDLLLPALHAIQGRVGWISEGSLNYVCQRLSVPPAEAYGVAAFYAMFSLEPRPKTVVHVCDDIACRVSGALDLCREMEKRLGPPGEAKKGASATWLRSPCLGQCERAPAVMFQSAGEGRGDWSLAPATAADVTAGIDTPRAASAHSGVPSAPQTLAPRAPGLRLLRRVGVADPESLDDYRAHGGYAALRRALAIGPEGILREVLDSKLVGRGGAAFPTGRKWEAVARQPVRPHYLVCNADESEPGTFKDRVLMEEDPFAVLESMTVAAHATACERGFIYVRGEYPLAIERLQGAIEQARTRGFLGDDILGEGLRFDVEIRRGAGAYICGEETALFNSIEGHRGEPRNKPPFPVQVGLFGKPTAINNVETLVNVLDIVLEGGPAFAAVGSDQSTGPKLFCVSGCATRPGLYEVPFGATLHQLIDLAGGVRGGRPLQAILLGGAAGVFVTPAEIEVPLTFEGTRAIGATLGSGVVMLFDDTVDLQDTVLRIATFFRDESCGQCVPCRVGTVRQEEALHRLAAKRPLGSAAQEALLIDEVAQAMRDASICGLGQTAAGAVQSALRKLHLFDGKGSA, from the coding sequence GTGGACCTGCACCTCATCCCCGGAGCGACCCCCACGGCGGAAGAGCGGGCCGCCGTAGACGCGGCCCTCGGCCCTCCTGAGTCCGGCTGGGACGGTGGGACGCGTCGCTCCGGCCGCGAGGCCCAGGTCGCCCGCGGCGGCATGGATGCCGCGCGGCGGCGCGACCTCCTGCTGCCGGCGCTGCACGCCATCCAGGGGCGCGTCGGCTGGATCAGCGAAGGCTCCCTCAATTACGTCTGCCAGCGGTTGTCGGTTCCTCCCGCCGAGGCGTACGGCGTCGCCGCGTTCTACGCGATGTTCTCCCTCGAGCCGCGGCCGAAGACGGTGGTGCACGTCTGCGACGACATCGCCTGCCGTGTGAGCGGCGCGCTCGACCTCTGCCGCGAGATGGAGAAGCGTCTCGGCCCGCCGGGCGAAGCGAAGAAGGGGGCGTCGGCCACATGGCTGAGGAGCCCGTGCCTCGGCCAGTGCGAACGCGCCCCGGCCGTGATGTTCCAGTCGGCGGGGGAGGGGCGAGGGGATTGGAGCCTCGCGCCGGCGACGGCGGCGGACGTGACGGCGGGGATCGACACGCCCCGCGCCGCCTCCGCACATTCCGGCGTCCCCTCCGCCCCGCAGACCCTCGCGCCGCGCGCCCCCGGCCTCCGCCTCCTCAGGCGCGTCGGCGTCGCCGACCCCGAGAGTCTCGACGACTACCGCGCCCACGGCGGGTACGCCGCGCTGCGCCGCGCCCTCGCCATCGGCCCCGAGGGGATCCTGCGCGAAGTCCTCGACTCGAAGCTCGTCGGCCGAGGCGGCGCCGCCTTCCCGACCGGGCGCAAATGGGAAGCGGTGGCGCGCCAGCCGGTGCGCCCGCACTATCTCGTCTGCAACGCGGACGAATCCGAGCCGGGCACCTTCAAGGACCGCGTCCTGATGGAGGAGGACCCGTTCGCCGTTCTCGAGTCGATGACTGTCGCCGCCCACGCCACCGCCTGCGAGCGCGGTTTCATCTACGTGCGCGGCGAGTACCCGCTGGCGATCGAGCGTCTCCAGGGGGCCATCGAGCAGGCCCGCACGCGCGGCTTCCTCGGCGACGACATCCTCGGCGAGGGGCTCCGCTTCGACGTCGAGATCCGCCGCGGCGCCGGAGCCTACATCTGCGGCGAGGAGACGGCCCTGTTCAACTCGATCGAAGGCCACCGCGGCGAGCCGCGCAACAAGCCGCCGTTCCCCGTGCAGGTCGGTCTCTTCGGCAAGCCGACCGCGATCAACAATGTTGAAACACTGGTCAACGTGCTCGACATCGTCCTGGAGGGGGGCCCGGCGTTCGCCGCCGTCGGCTCCGACCAGTCGACCGGTCCGAAACTGTTCTGCGTCTCCGGCTGCGCGACCCGCCCGGGCCTCTATGAAGTCCCGTTCGGGGCGACGCTCCATCAGCTCATCGACCTCGCCGGCGGCGTGCGCGGCGGCCGTCCCTTGCAGGCGATCCTGCTCGGCGGCGCGGCCGGCGTCTTCGTCACTCCCGCCGAGATAGAAGTCCCGCTCACCTTCGAGGGGACGCGGGCGATCGGCGCCACGCTCGGCTCGGGCGTCGTCATGCTGTTCGACGACACGGTCGATCTTCAGGACACCGTCCTGCGCATCGCAACCTTCTTCCGCGACGAGTCGTGCGGCCAATGCGTCCCGTGCCGCGTCGGAACGGTCCGGCAGGAGGAGGCGCTGCACCGACTGGCCGCGAAGCGACCGCTCGGCTCGGCCGCCCAGGAAGCCCTCCTCATCGACGAGGTCGCCCAGGCGATGCGCGACGCCTCGATATGCGGCCTCGGCCAGACTGCCGCCGGCGCCGTGCAGTCGGCGCTTCGCAAGCTGCACCTGTTCGACGGAAAGGGGAGCGCATGA
- a CDS encoding molybdopterin-dependent oxidoreductase, giving the protein MGVTMKGGYTRLTEPLLRKNGILAPATWEEALEAAARGFRAATDSHGPQSFGMFSCSKATNEVNYLAQKFTRSVIGSNNIDSCNRTUHAPSVVGLTTVFGAGGGTSSYREIEETDLILLWGSNARETHPIFFHHVLKGVRNGARLYAIDPRRTGSAQWADVWLGLDVGSDVALANAMGREIISADLVNRAFVERATQGFEAYRAGVGTYTLDYAEKETGVPAAAIRDLAHAYARADRAQLCWTLGITEHHNAVDNVLALINLALLTGHVGRYGSGLNPLRGQNNVQGGGDMGAIPNKLPGGQDVEDAVLRAKFEKVYGATIPPKIGMHLSQMFEAMEHGTLRTVYVLGENPAQSEADMTRAMRLMEGLDHLVVQDIFMTRTAQMAHVVLPASASWCEAEGTVTSSERRVQRVRKALEPPGQARDDLRIVCDLARALGRDWGQPTAEEIWDELRSLSSWHKGMSYARLESAGGLHWPCPDESHPGSPFLHDRLWKDPVEGRLAPFSVVEHDPPVDRLTEEYPIRLTTGRRLDSFNTGVQTAGYASPLRRGESLDLAPEDLERYGLEEGERVRVVSRRGSVEAPVRGDTGLRPGLAFMTLHFQDDVATNLLTIDATDPKSGTAEFKATAIRIERLLSKGAPRGRAAAAAGARAGARSS; this is encoded by the coding sequence ATGGGAGTGACGATGAAGGGCGGCTACACCCGGCTGACCGAGCCGCTTCTGCGCAAGAACGGGATCCTGGCGCCCGCGACCTGGGAGGAGGCGCTCGAAGCCGCCGCCCGGGGATTCCGCGCGGCGACCGATAGCCACGGGCCTCAGTCCTTCGGCATGTTCTCCTGCTCGAAGGCGACCAACGAGGTCAACTATCTGGCGCAGAAGTTCACGCGGTCGGTCATCGGATCGAACAACATCGATTCCTGCAACCGGACCTGACACGCGCCCTCCGTCGTCGGTCTGACGACGGTCTTCGGCGCCGGGGGCGGGACCTCGTCCTACAGGGAGATCGAGGAGACCGATCTGATCCTCCTGTGGGGCTCGAACGCGCGCGAGACGCACCCGATCTTCTTCCATCACGTCCTGAAGGGAGTGCGGAACGGCGCGCGGCTGTACGCCATCGATCCGCGCCGGACCGGCTCGGCGCAATGGGCCGACGTGTGGCTCGGTCTCGACGTCGGCTCGGACGTCGCCCTGGCGAACGCGATGGGACGCGAGATCATCTCGGCGGACCTCGTGAACCGGGCGTTCGTCGAGCGCGCCACCCAGGGGTTCGAGGCGTACCGCGCGGGAGTCGGGACGTACACGCTGGATTACGCGGAGAAGGAGACCGGCGTCCCGGCGGCGGCGATCCGCGACCTGGCGCACGCCTACGCGCGCGCCGATCGGGCGCAGCTCTGCTGGACGCTCGGGATCACCGAGCACCACAACGCGGTGGACAATGTTCTCGCGCTGATCAACCTGGCGCTTCTGACCGGCCACGTGGGGCGCTACGGCTCCGGTCTGAACCCGCTGCGCGGGCAGAACAACGTGCAGGGGGGCGGCGACATGGGGGCGATCCCGAACAAGCTCCCGGGCGGGCAGGACGTCGAGGATGCGGTGCTGCGCGCGAAGTTCGAGAAGGTCTATGGCGCCACGATCCCGCCGAAGATCGGCATGCACCTGTCGCAGATGTTCGAAGCCATGGAGCACGGCACGCTGCGGACGGTGTACGTCCTCGGCGAGAACCCCGCGCAGTCGGAGGCCGACATGACGCGGGCGATGCGGCTGATGGAAGGGCTCGACCACCTGGTCGTGCAGGACATCTTCATGACGCGCACGGCCCAGATGGCCCACGTGGTGCTGCCGGCGTCGGCCTCGTGGTGCGAGGCCGAAGGAACCGTGACGAGCAGCGAACGTCGCGTCCAGCGCGTGCGCAAGGCGCTCGAACCGCCGGGGCAGGCGCGCGACGATCTGCGAATCGTGTGCGACTTGGCGCGGGCTCTCGGGCGCGACTGGGGTCAGCCGACCGCCGAAGAAATCTGGGACGAATTGCGCTCTCTGTCGTCGTGGCACAAGGGAATGTCCTACGCGCGTCTCGAATCGGCAGGAGGCCTGCACTGGCCCTGCCCGGACGAGTCGCACCCCGGGAGCCCGTTTCTCCACGATCGACTCTGGAAGGACCCGGTCGAGGGGAGGCTCGCGCCGTTCAGCGTCGTGGAGCACGATCCGCCGGTGGACCGGCTGACCGAGGAGTACCCGATCCGCCTGACGACCGGCCGCCGGCTCGACTCGTTCAACACCGGCGTGCAGACCGCCGGGTACGCGTCCCCGCTGCGCCGCGGTGAATCGCTCGACCTCGCGCCGGAGGACCTCGAGCGCTACGGCCTGGAGGAAGGAGAGCGCGTGCGCGTCGTGTCGCGGCGCGGCTCGGTCGAGGCGCCGGTGCGTGGCGACACCGGCCTGCGCCCGGGCCTCGCCTTCATGACGCTGCACTTCCAGGATGACGTTGCGACGAACCTGCTGACCATCGACGCGACCGACCCCAAGTCCGGCACGGCGGAATTCAAGGCGACGGCCATCCGCATCGAGCGGCTGCTCTCCAAGGGCGCGCCGCGCGGGCGCGCCGCGGCCGCGGCCGGGGCGCGGGCCGGCGCCCGGAGCTCCTGA